From a region of the Alnus glutinosa chromosome 1, dhAlnGlut1.1, whole genome shotgun sequence genome:
- the LOC133863349 gene encoding DNA repair RAD52-like protein 2, chloroplastic: MAVQSITNPFLTKSVLPAISSSSFSSTRNNSNELGVVRVGAQGRGSSRGGRTDALGLVVCALDRSNGSKSSSGGNDGAKKGGVPNSNYVVPLDKSFTPTNSSCITRPLVEILRDLNKRIPDNIIETTTPPPHDDNTAATTFIPWYHANRMLSFYAPGWCGEIRDVIFSDNGSVTVVYRVTIRGSDGEAHRESTGTVSPSDGHIVDPVAAAEEIAFCRACARFGLGLYLYHRE; this comes from the exons ATGGCCGTGCAAAGCATTACGAATCCTTTCCTTACGAAATCAGTGTTGCCGGCGATCTCCTCCTCGTCGTTTTCTTCAACACGCAACAACAGTAATGAGTTGGGAGTTGTTAGAGTTGGGGCGCAGGGGAGGGGGAGTAGCAGGGGAGGGCGTACGGATGCTCTGGGGCTTGTTGTATGTGCTTTGGACCGTAGCAATGGGAGCAAAAGCAGCAGCGGCGGCAACGATGGGGCTAAGAAGGGAGGCGTGCCGAATTCGAATTATGTGGTGCCGCTGGACAAGTCATTTACCCCGACAAACTCATCCTGCATCACTCGCCCTCTGGTTGAGATTCTCCGAGACCTTAACAAGAGAATCCCCGACAATATCATCGAGACTACTACTCCTCCACCTCATGATGACAACACTGCGGCCACCACCTTCATCCCCTG GTATCATGCCAATCGGATGTTGAGCTTCTACGCACCTG GGTGGTGTGGAGAGATACGTGATGTTATATTTTCTGACAATGGAAGCGTGACTGTGGTTTATCGTGTCACCATTCGGGGATCTGATGGAGAG GCTCACCGTGAGTCAACTGGGACAGTATCACCCAGTGATGGCCACATCGTGGATCCAGTTGCTGCAGCAGAGGAAATAGCTTTCTGTAGGGCATGTGCTCGGTTTGGCCTTGGCTTGTATCTCTATCACAGAGAATAG
- the LOC133863357 gene encoding hsp70 nucleotide exchange factor FES1 isoform X2, which yields MGRSLASFALWLMLLLSLLLGWAVMASADRAHDNGSNKTSSSGALFWSTAKEEVDLLRNPQAQEDSTEAVAYDDSDGGFSSLEGMLQWAIGHSDPLKLKETSEAVQRLSPSELKKRQIELKELMEKLKTPSDAQLMQIAIDDLNNSSLSLEDRQRALQELLVLVEPIDNANDLNKLGGLAVVIQELNNPEPDIRMVAAWILGKASQNNPVVQRQVLELGALSKLMKMVKSSSVEEAIKALYAVSALIRSNLTGQELFYAEAGDIMLQDILSKSSIDIRLRRKAVSLVGDLTECQLENLDKAELPFFSNRFFLKSVVDLMASDDLDLQEKALVAIKNLLQLRMPEPLVFKDFCGLDGALERTRRQLQNLMADKYLKDYAMDVESLRSEVELIFHRKMGKVIRVPT from the exons ATGGGACGGAGTCTAGCAAGCTTTGCGCTGTGGCTAATGCTTTTACTTTCATTGCTCCTTGGATGGGCGGTGATGGCTAGTGCAGATCGTGCTCATGATAATGGTAGTAATAAGACTTCTTCGTCGGGAGCCTTATTCTGGTCCACTGCAAAGGAGGAGGTGGATCTGCTTCGCAACCCTCAAGCGCAGGAAGATTCCACCGAGGCCGTCGCCTACGACGACTCCGACGGCGGCTTTTCTTCTCTCGAGGGAATGTTACAGTGGGCTATTG GTCATTCAGATCCTTTGAAATTAAAGGAAACATCTGAGGCTGTGCAGCGACTATCTCCTAGTGAGCTAAAAAAGCGACAAATTGAACTAAAG GAACTGATGGAAAAGTTAAAAACGCCATCGGATGCACAGTTGATGCAAATTGCAATAGATGACTTGAATAATTCCTCTCTTTCTTTGGAAGATCGCCAACGTGCCCTACAGGAACTTCTAGTGCTTGTTGAGCCAATAGATAATGCAAATG ATTTGAACAAACTTGGGGGCCTTGCCGTGGTTATACAAGAACTTAATAACCCTGAGCCTGATATAAGGATGGTTGCTGCATGGATTCTTGGGAAAGCCAGTCAGAATAACCCTGTTGTTCAGAGGCAG GTCCTGGAACTTGGGGCATTGTCAAAGCTAATGAAGATGGTAAAATCTAGTTCCGTGGAAGAAGCCATCAAAGCATTATATGCTGTTTCAGCTTTGATCAGAAGCAATTTGACCGGTCAGGAATTGTTTTATGCAGAAGCTGGAGATATTATGCTTCAG GACATTCTGAGCAAGTCAAGCATTGATATCAGACTGCGCAGAAAAGCTGTGTCTCTCGTGGGTGATCTGACAGAGTGTCAATTAGAAAATCTGGACAAAGCTGAGCTGCCTTTTTTCAGCAATCGTTTTTTCTTGAAGTCTGTGGTAGATCTAATGGCATCAGATGATCTTGATCTACAGGAGAAG GCACTTGTTGCGATTAAGAATCTTCTGCAACTCAGGATGCCTGAACCTCTGGTTTTCAAGGACTTTTGTGGTTTGGATGGTGCATTAGAGAGAACAAGGCGGCAACTCCAAAATTTGATGGCAGACAAATATCTCAAAGATTACGCCATGGATGTGGAAAGCCTCCGCAGTGAAGTGGAACTGATTTTCCATAGAAAGATGGGAAAG GTGATACGAGTTCCAACATGA
- the LOC133863357 gene encoding hsp70 nucleotide exchange factor FES1 isoform X1 has translation MGRSLASFALWLMLLLSLLLGWAVMASADRAHDNGSNKTSSSGALFWSTAKEEVDLLRNPQAQEDSTEAVAYDDSDGGFSSLEGMLQWAIGHSDPLKLKETSEAVQRLSPSELKKRQIELKELMEKLKTPSDAQLMQIAIDDLNNSSLSLEDRQRALQELLVLVEPIDNANGRYLNKLGGLAVVIQELNNPEPDIRMVAAWILGKASQNNPVVQRQVLELGALSKLMKMVKSSSVEEAIKALYAVSALIRSNLTGQELFYAEAGDIMLQDILSKSSIDIRLRRKAVSLVGDLTECQLENLDKAELPFFSNRFFLKSVVDLMASDDLDLQEKALVAIKNLLQLRMPEPLVFKDFCGLDGALERTRRQLQNLMADKYLKDYAMDVESLRSEVELIFHRKMGKVIRVPT, from the exons ATGGGACGGAGTCTAGCAAGCTTTGCGCTGTGGCTAATGCTTTTACTTTCATTGCTCCTTGGATGGGCGGTGATGGCTAGTGCAGATCGTGCTCATGATAATGGTAGTAATAAGACTTCTTCGTCGGGAGCCTTATTCTGGTCCACTGCAAAGGAGGAGGTGGATCTGCTTCGCAACCCTCAAGCGCAGGAAGATTCCACCGAGGCCGTCGCCTACGACGACTCCGACGGCGGCTTTTCTTCTCTCGAGGGAATGTTACAGTGGGCTATTG GTCATTCAGATCCTTTGAAATTAAAGGAAACATCTGAGGCTGTGCAGCGACTATCTCCTAGTGAGCTAAAAAAGCGACAAATTGAACTAAAG GAACTGATGGAAAAGTTAAAAACGCCATCGGATGCACAGTTGATGCAAATTGCAATAGATGACTTGAATAATTCCTCTCTTTCTTTGGAAGATCGCCAACGTGCCCTACAGGAACTTCTAGTGCTTGTTGAGCCAATAGATAATGCAAATGGTAGGT ATTTGAACAAACTTGGGGGCCTTGCCGTGGTTATACAAGAACTTAATAACCCTGAGCCTGATATAAGGATGGTTGCTGCATGGATTCTTGGGAAAGCCAGTCAGAATAACCCTGTTGTTCAGAGGCAG GTCCTGGAACTTGGGGCATTGTCAAAGCTAATGAAGATGGTAAAATCTAGTTCCGTGGAAGAAGCCATCAAAGCATTATATGCTGTTTCAGCTTTGATCAGAAGCAATTTGACCGGTCAGGAATTGTTTTATGCAGAAGCTGGAGATATTATGCTTCAG GACATTCTGAGCAAGTCAAGCATTGATATCAGACTGCGCAGAAAAGCTGTGTCTCTCGTGGGTGATCTGACAGAGTGTCAATTAGAAAATCTGGACAAAGCTGAGCTGCCTTTTTTCAGCAATCGTTTTTTCTTGAAGTCTGTGGTAGATCTAATGGCATCAGATGATCTTGATCTACAGGAGAAG GCACTTGTTGCGATTAAGAATCTTCTGCAACTCAGGATGCCTGAACCTCTGGTTTTCAAGGACTTTTGTGGTTTGGATGGTGCATTAGAGAGAACAAGGCGGCAACTCCAAAATTTGATGGCAGACAAATATCTCAAAGATTACGCCATGGATGTGGAAAGCCTCCGCAGTGAAGTGGAACTGATTTTCCATAGAAAGATGGGAAAG GTGATACGAGTTCCAACATGA
- the LOC133863357 gene encoding hsp70 nucleotide exchange factor FES1 isoform X3, which translates to MGRSLASFALWLMLLLSLLLGWAVMASADRAHDNGSNKTSSSGALFWSTAKEEVDLLRNPQAQEDSTEAVAYDDSDGGFSSLEGMLQWAIGHSDPLKLKETSEAVQRLSPSELKKRQIELKELMEKLKTPSDAQLMQIAIDDLNNSSLSLEDRQRALQELLVLVEPIDNANGRYLNKLGGLAVVIQELNNPEPDIRMVAAWILGKASQNNPVVQRQVLELGALSKLMKMVKSSSVEEAIKALYAVSALIRSNLTGQELFYAEAGDIMLQDILSKSSIDIRLRRKAVSLVGDLTECQLENLDKAELPFFSNRFFLKSVVDLMASDDLDLQEKALVAIKNLLQLRMPEPLVFKDFCGLDGALERTRRQLQNLMADKYLKDYAMDVESLRSEVELIFHRKMGK; encoded by the exons ATGGGACGGAGTCTAGCAAGCTTTGCGCTGTGGCTAATGCTTTTACTTTCATTGCTCCTTGGATGGGCGGTGATGGCTAGTGCAGATCGTGCTCATGATAATGGTAGTAATAAGACTTCTTCGTCGGGAGCCTTATTCTGGTCCACTGCAAAGGAGGAGGTGGATCTGCTTCGCAACCCTCAAGCGCAGGAAGATTCCACCGAGGCCGTCGCCTACGACGACTCCGACGGCGGCTTTTCTTCTCTCGAGGGAATGTTACAGTGGGCTATTG GTCATTCAGATCCTTTGAAATTAAAGGAAACATCTGAGGCTGTGCAGCGACTATCTCCTAGTGAGCTAAAAAAGCGACAAATTGAACTAAAG GAACTGATGGAAAAGTTAAAAACGCCATCGGATGCACAGTTGATGCAAATTGCAATAGATGACTTGAATAATTCCTCTCTTTCTTTGGAAGATCGCCAACGTGCCCTACAGGAACTTCTAGTGCTTGTTGAGCCAATAGATAATGCAAATGGTAGGT ATTTGAACAAACTTGGGGGCCTTGCCGTGGTTATACAAGAACTTAATAACCCTGAGCCTGATATAAGGATGGTTGCTGCATGGATTCTTGGGAAAGCCAGTCAGAATAACCCTGTTGTTCAGAGGCAG GTCCTGGAACTTGGGGCATTGTCAAAGCTAATGAAGATGGTAAAATCTAGTTCCGTGGAAGAAGCCATCAAAGCATTATATGCTGTTTCAGCTTTGATCAGAAGCAATTTGACCGGTCAGGAATTGTTTTATGCAGAAGCTGGAGATATTATGCTTCAG GACATTCTGAGCAAGTCAAGCATTGATATCAGACTGCGCAGAAAAGCTGTGTCTCTCGTGGGTGATCTGACAGAGTGTCAATTAGAAAATCTGGACAAAGCTGAGCTGCCTTTTTTCAGCAATCGTTTTTTCTTGAAGTCTGTGGTAGATCTAATGGCATCAGATGATCTTGATCTACAGGAGAAG GCACTTGTTGCGATTAAGAATCTTCTGCAACTCAGGATGCCTGAACCTCTGGTTTTCAAGGACTTTTGTGGTTTGGATGGTGCATTAGAGAGAACAAGGCGGCAACTCCAAAATTTGATGGCAGACAAATATCTCAAAGATTACGCCATGGATGTGGAAAGCCTCCGCAGTGAAGTGGAACTGATTTTCCATAGAAAGATGGGAAAG TGA
- the LOC133863378 gene encoding U2 small nuclear ribonucleoprotein A', producing the protein MVRLTADLVWKSPHFFNAVRERELDLRGNKIAVIENLGATEDQFDTIDLSDNEIVKLENFPHLNRLGTLLINNNRITRINPNIGEFLPKLHTLVLTNNRLVNLVEIDPLASLPKLQFLSLLDNNITKKPNYRLYVINKLKFLRVLDFKKVKNKERMEASNLFASKEVEEEAKKESIKTFTPGEVLNVPEVAEEQQTPKVAAPTPEQIIAIKAAIVNSQTLEEVARLEKALKSGQLPADLKTLDEDTGANVVKQKDENMVSNNQNEADGEPNDVEEQRNDEPAPMEQE; encoded by the exons ATGGTGAGGCTCACTGCCGACTTGGTTTGGAAAAGCCCTCATTTTTTCAATGCTGTCAGGGAGCGAGAGTTAGATCTTCGAG GTAACAAGATTGCGGTCATAGAAAACTTGGGTGCTACTGAG GACCAATTTGACACTATTGATTTGTCTGACAATGAGATTGTTAAGCTGGAAAACTTTCCGCATCTTAACCGTCTGGGTACTTTGCTTATAAATAACAACAGAATTACTCGTATCAATCCTAACATTGGAG AGTTCTTGCCAAAGTTACACACATTAGTTCTTACGAACAACAGGCTTGTCAACTTGGTAGAAATTGATCCTCTTGCGTCCCTTCCAAAGCTGCAGTTTCTTAGTCTGTTGGATAATAATATTACGAAGAAACCTAATTATAGGCTATATGTGATCAACAAACTAAAGTTCCTTCGGGTTCTAGATTTCAAAAAGGTGAAAAACAAG GAGAGAATGGAAGCAAGCAATTTATTTGCATCTAAAGAAGTTGAAGAAGAGGCTAAAAAGGAATCCATAAAGACTTTCACACCAGGTGAGGTGCTCAATGTTCCAGAAGTTGCAGAGGAACAACAAACTCCAAAAGTGGCTGCCCCAACACCTGAGCAAATTATAGCTATCAAG GCTGCCATTGTGAATTCCCAGACTCTTGAAGAGGTCGCAAGACTTGAAAAG GCATTGAAGTCAGGTCAGCTTCCTGCAGATTTGAAAACTTTGGATGAGGATACTGGGGCAAATGTTGTCAAACAAAAGGATGAGAATATGGTCTCCAATAATCAGAATGAGGCTGATGGTGAGCCAAACGATGTGGAGGAACAAAGGAATGATGAACCTGCACCCATGGAACAG GAGTAG